A single Drosophila miranda strain MSH22 chromosome XR, D.miranda_PacBio2.1, whole genome shotgun sequence DNA region contains:
- the LOC108151384 gene encoding E3 ubiquitin-protein ligase Nedd-4 isoform X4 — protein sequence MSARSSGSVAAVAAMSAAASSSSAAASGGDVPRPPPRRRAASVAGQQQTRQEFGNGHTPRRSLAAVNDSGDSCHLRIVVLSGQSLAKKDIFGASDPYVRIDLNTINGDINIDSVLTKTKKKTLNPSWNEEFIFRVKPSEHKLVFQVFDENRLTRDDFLGMVELTLVNLPTEQEGRTIGDQGYTLRPRSAKSRIKGYLKIYHAFIRETREQSEPSSSNSDGEWEHVEATNASDTSAQPHPFPTGGNDALPAGWEERQDANGRTYYVNHTARTTQWERPTVLNSNSGQSADQLASDFQRRFHISVDETETGRSADAVSRNSLEDESTAVNTPEATTPTTISSPNTTPTIHNENNGNGSGNMLIDPTQDTTSFVYNSLRHPVAARPPEISATSLQNDLRPVRQAPDVPDIAMTTILTRRAIDNMAYNLGRHEQEHNQQQQQQQRQQRRRQQMQLHIQQHQQRQQQQNRQLNEDNDHTDSHNSSEISAPPTRRNSEEDNAAVPPQDQNAGGEEEALPPRWSMQVAPNGRTFFIDHASRRTTWIDPRNGRASPMPNQTRRVEDDLGPLPEGWEERVHTDGRVFYIDHNTRTTQWEDPRLSNPNIAGQAVPYSRDYKQKYEYFKSHIRKPTNVPNKLEIRIRRTSILEDSYRIISSVTKTDLLKTKLWVEFEGETGLDYGGLAREWFYLLSKEMFNPYYGLFEYSAMDNYTLQINNGSGLCNEEHLSYFKFIGRIAGMAVYHGKLLDAFFIRPFYKMMLQKPIDLKDMESVDTEYYNSLMWIKENDPRILELTFCLDDDVLGQKSQHDLKPGGANIDVTNENKDEYIKLVIEWRFVARVKEQMSSFLDGFGSIIPLNLIKIFDEHELELLMCGIQNIDVKDWRENTLYKGDYHMNHIIIQWFWRAVLSFSNEMRSRLLQFVTGTSRVPMNGFKELYGSNGPQMFTIEKWGTPNNFPRAHTCFNRLDLPPYEGYLQLKDKLIKAIEGSQGFAGVD from the exons AACGACTCTGGCGACTCGTGTCATCTGCGGATTGTGGTGCTCAGCGGCCAGTCCCTGGCCAAGAAGGACATATTCGGCGCCAG CGATCCATATGTCCGAATCGATTTGAACACAATCAATGGTGATATTAATATTGACTCGGTtttgacaaaaacaaaaaagaag ACACTGAATCCATCCTGGAACGAGGAGTTCATATTCAGA GTGAAACCCTCTGAGCATAAGCTTGTCTTTCAAGTATTCGACGAGAATCGGCTGACTCGCGACGACTTTCTGGGCATGGTCGAGCTCACGCTGGTCAATCTGCCCACAGAGCAGGAGGGTCGCACGATCGGCGACCAAGGCTACACTCTGCGTCCGCGCAG CGCCAAATCCCGCATCAAGGGCTATCTGAAGATCTATCACGCCTTCATCCGTGAGACGCGCGAACAGAGCGAGCCCTCGAGCAGCAACAGCGATGGGGAATGGGAGCATGTGGAGGCCACCAATGCCAGCGACACGTCAGCGCAGCCG CACCCGTTTCCTACTGGCGGCAATGATGCCTTGCCCGCCGGCTGGGAGGAGCGACAGGATGCCAATGGGCGCACATATTATGTGAATCATACGGCAAGGACGACGCAATGGGAGAGACCCACTGT TTTGAATAGCAACAGTGGCCAGTCGGCTGATCAACTGGCCTCGGATTTCCAGCGACGTTTTCACATCAGCGTGGACGAAACGGAGACTGGACGCTCGGCG GATGCCGTCAGTCGCAATAGTTTAGAGGATGAAAGCACAGCAGTAAACACACCAGAAGCAACCACACCAACCACAATCTCATCACCAAACACCACACCAACGATCCACAACGAGaacaatggcaatggcagtgGGAATATGTTGATCGATCCGACACAGGATACAACCAG TTTTGTTTACAATTCCCTGCGACATCCTGTTGCCGCTAGGCCACCCGAAATCTCAGCCACCAGCTTGCAAAACGATTTGCGTCCGGTGCGCCAGGCGCCCGATGTACCAGACATTGCCATGACCACGATCCTGACACGGCGGGCCATCGACAACATGGCCTACAATCTGGGACGGCACGAGCAGGAGCAtaaccaacagcagcagcagcagcagcggcaacagcgGCGGCGCCAGCAAATGCAGCTGCAtatacagcagcaccagcagcggcaacagcagcagaacagACAATTG AACGAAGACAACGATCACACAGACAGCCACAATTCCTCAGAGATCTCAGCTCCGCCCACCCGACGCAATTCCGAGGAAGACAATGCGGCTGTGCCACCACAGGATCAA AATGCTGGCGGCGAGGAGGAGGCACTGCCACCGCGCTGGTCCATGCAAGTGGCGCCCAACGGCCGCACTTTCTTCATTGACCATGCCTCGCGCCGCACCACCTGGATAGATCCACGCAATGGACGGGCCAGTCCCATGCCAAACCAGACACGACGCGTCGAGGACGACCTGGGACCCTTGCCGGAGGGCTGGGAGGAGCGTGTGCATACGGATGGGCGTGTATTCTACATAGATCACA ATACACGCACCACACAGTGGGAGGATCCACGTTTGTCCAATCCAAACATTGCCGGACAGGCGGTGCCCTATTCGAGGGATTACAAACAGAAATACGAGTATTTCAAGAGTCACATTAGAAAGCCT ACAAACGTACCAAATAAACTGGAAATACGCATTCGCCGTACATCCATATTGGAGGACTCGTACCGAATCATCAGTTCGGTGACAAAAACAGATCTACTGAAGACTAAGTTGTGGGTGGAATTTGAGGGAGAGACTGGTTTAG ATTACGGTGGCCTTGCTAGGGAGTGGTTCTATTTACTATCCAAAGAAATGTTTAATCCATACTACGGACTATTTGAGTACTCGGCGATGGATAACTACACATTGCAAATCAACAACGGCAGCGGTTTGTGCAACGAGGAGCATTTAAGTTACTTCAA ATTCATTGGACGGATTGCTGGCATGGCTGTATATCATGGCAAGCTGCTGGATGCCTTCTTTATTCGTCCTTTCTACAAGATGATGCTGCAAAAGCCCATCGACCTGAAGGACATGGAGTCTGTGGACACGGAGTACTACAACTCTTTGATGTGGATCAAGGAGAACGATCCGCGCATTCTGGAGCTGACATTCTGCCTGGACGATGATGTGCTCGGCCAGAAGAGCCAGCACGATCTGAAGCCTGGTGGCGCCAACATAGACGTGACCAATGAGAACAAAGACGAGTACATCAA GCTCGTCATTGAATGGCGCTTTGTCGCGCGCGTCAAGGAACAAATGTCGTCCTTTCTCGACGGCTTTGGCTCGATTATTCCCCTGAATCTGATAAAGATCTTCGATGAgcacgagctggagctgctAATGTGCGGCATCCAGAACATCGATGTCAAGGACTGGCGCGAGAATACGCTGTACAAGGGCGACTATCACATGAATCACATTATTATCCAATGGTTCTGGCGCGCCGTTCTCTCCTTTTCCAACGAGATGCGCTCTCGCCTCCTACAGTTCGTGACCGGCACCTCACGCGTGCCCATGAACGGTTTCAAAGAGCTGTACGGCTCGAATGGCCCACAGATGTTCACCATCGAGAAGTGGGGCACACCCAACAACTTTCCACGGGCACACACTTG CTTTAATCGCCTGGACCTGCCGCCCTATGAGGGCTACCTGCAGCTGAAGGACAAGCTGATCAAGGCCATTGAGGGCAGTCAAGGCTTCGCGGGTGTTGATTAA
- the LOC108151384 gene encoding E3 ubiquitin-protein ligase Nedd-4 isoform X2, with translation MSARSSGSVAAVAAMSAAASSSSAAASGGDVPRPPPRRRAASVAGQQQTRQEFGNGHTPRRSLAAVNDSGDSCHLRIVVLSGQSLAKKDIFGASDPYVRIDLNTINGDINIDSVLTKTKKKTLNPSWNEEFIFRVKPSEHKLVFQVFDENRLTRDDFLGMVELTLVNLPTEQEGRTIGDQGYTLRPRRSVGAKSRIKGYLKIYHAFIRETREQSEPSSSNSDGEWEHVEATNASDTSAQPHPFPTGGNDALPAGWEERQDANGRTYYVNHTARTTQWERPTVLNSNSGQSADQLASDFQRRFHISVDETETGRSADAVSRNSLEDESTAVNTPEATTPTTISSPNTTPTIHNENNGNGSGNMLIDPTQDTTSFVYNSLRHPVAARPPEISATSLQNDLRPVRQAPDVPDIAMTTILTRRAIDNMAYNLGRHEQEHNQQQQQQQRQQRRRQQMQLHIQQHQQRQQQQNRQLNEDNDHTDSHNSSEISAPPTRRNSEEDNAAVPPQDQNAGGEEEALPPRWSMQVAPNGRTFFIDHASRRTTWIDPRNGRASPMPNQTRRVEDDLGPLPEGWEERVHTDGRVFYIDHNTRTTQWEDPRLSNPNIAGQAVPYSRDYKQKYEYFKSHIRKPTNVPNKLEIRIRRTSILEDSYRIISSVTKTDLLKTKLWVEFEGETGLDYGGLAREWFYLLSKEMFNPYYGLFEYSAMDNYTLQINNGSGLCNEEHLSYFKFIGRIAGMAVYHGKLLDAFFIRPFYKMMLQKPIDLKDMESVDTEYYNSLMWIKENDPRILELTFCLDDDVLGQKSQHDLKPGGANIDVTNENKDEYIKLVIEWRFVARVKEQMSSFLDGFGSIIPLNLIKIFDEHELELLMCGIQNIDVKDWRENTLYKGDYHMNHIIIQWFWRAVLSFSNEMRSRLLQFVTGTSRVPMNGFKELYGSNGPQMFTIEKWGTPNNFPRAHTCFNRLDLPPYEGYLQLKDKLIKAIEGSQGFAGVD, from the exons AACGACTCTGGCGACTCGTGTCATCTGCGGATTGTGGTGCTCAGCGGCCAGTCCCTGGCCAAGAAGGACATATTCGGCGCCAG CGATCCATATGTCCGAATCGATTTGAACACAATCAATGGTGATATTAATATTGACTCGGTtttgacaaaaacaaaaaagaag ACACTGAATCCATCCTGGAACGAGGAGTTCATATTCAGA GTGAAACCCTCTGAGCATAAGCTTGTCTTTCAAGTATTCGACGAGAATCGGCTGACTCGCGACGACTTTCTGGGCATGGTCGAGCTCACGCTGGTCAATCTGCCCACAGAGCAGGAGGGTCGCACGATCGGCGACCAAGGCTACACTCTGCGTCCGCGCAGGTCAGTAGG CGCCAAATCCCGCATCAAGGGCTATCTGAAGATCTATCACGCCTTCATCCGTGAGACGCGCGAACAGAGCGAGCCCTCGAGCAGCAACAGCGATGGGGAATGGGAGCATGTGGAGGCCACCAATGCCAGCGACACGTCAGCGCAGCCG CACCCGTTTCCTACTGGCGGCAATGATGCCTTGCCCGCCGGCTGGGAGGAGCGACAGGATGCCAATGGGCGCACATATTATGTGAATCATACGGCAAGGACGACGCAATGGGAGAGACCCACTGT TTTGAATAGCAACAGTGGCCAGTCGGCTGATCAACTGGCCTCGGATTTCCAGCGACGTTTTCACATCAGCGTGGACGAAACGGAGACTGGACGCTCGGCG GATGCCGTCAGTCGCAATAGTTTAGAGGATGAAAGCACAGCAGTAAACACACCAGAAGCAACCACACCAACCACAATCTCATCACCAAACACCACACCAACGATCCACAACGAGaacaatggcaatggcagtgGGAATATGTTGATCGATCCGACACAGGATACAACCAG TTTTGTTTACAATTCCCTGCGACATCCTGTTGCCGCTAGGCCACCCGAAATCTCAGCCACCAGCTTGCAAAACGATTTGCGTCCGGTGCGCCAGGCGCCCGATGTACCAGACATTGCCATGACCACGATCCTGACACGGCGGGCCATCGACAACATGGCCTACAATCTGGGACGGCACGAGCAGGAGCAtaaccaacagcagcagcagcagcagcggcaacagcgGCGGCGCCAGCAAATGCAGCTGCAtatacagcagcaccagcagcggcaacagcagcagaacagACAATTG AACGAAGACAACGATCACACAGACAGCCACAATTCCTCAGAGATCTCAGCTCCGCCCACCCGACGCAATTCCGAGGAAGACAATGCGGCTGTGCCACCACAGGATCAA AATGCTGGCGGCGAGGAGGAGGCACTGCCACCGCGCTGGTCCATGCAAGTGGCGCCCAACGGCCGCACTTTCTTCATTGACCATGCCTCGCGCCGCACCACCTGGATAGATCCACGCAATGGACGGGCCAGTCCCATGCCAAACCAGACACGACGCGTCGAGGACGACCTGGGACCCTTGCCGGAGGGCTGGGAGGAGCGTGTGCATACGGATGGGCGTGTATTCTACATAGATCACA ATACACGCACCACACAGTGGGAGGATCCACGTTTGTCCAATCCAAACATTGCCGGACAGGCGGTGCCCTATTCGAGGGATTACAAACAGAAATACGAGTATTTCAAGAGTCACATTAGAAAGCCT ACAAACGTACCAAATAAACTGGAAATACGCATTCGCCGTACATCCATATTGGAGGACTCGTACCGAATCATCAGTTCGGTGACAAAAACAGATCTACTGAAGACTAAGTTGTGGGTGGAATTTGAGGGAGAGACTGGTTTAG ATTACGGTGGCCTTGCTAGGGAGTGGTTCTATTTACTATCCAAAGAAATGTTTAATCCATACTACGGACTATTTGAGTACTCGGCGATGGATAACTACACATTGCAAATCAACAACGGCAGCGGTTTGTGCAACGAGGAGCATTTAAGTTACTTCAA ATTCATTGGACGGATTGCTGGCATGGCTGTATATCATGGCAAGCTGCTGGATGCCTTCTTTATTCGTCCTTTCTACAAGATGATGCTGCAAAAGCCCATCGACCTGAAGGACATGGAGTCTGTGGACACGGAGTACTACAACTCTTTGATGTGGATCAAGGAGAACGATCCGCGCATTCTGGAGCTGACATTCTGCCTGGACGATGATGTGCTCGGCCAGAAGAGCCAGCACGATCTGAAGCCTGGTGGCGCCAACATAGACGTGACCAATGAGAACAAAGACGAGTACATCAA GCTCGTCATTGAATGGCGCTTTGTCGCGCGCGTCAAGGAACAAATGTCGTCCTTTCTCGACGGCTTTGGCTCGATTATTCCCCTGAATCTGATAAAGATCTTCGATGAgcacgagctggagctgctAATGTGCGGCATCCAGAACATCGATGTCAAGGACTGGCGCGAGAATACGCTGTACAAGGGCGACTATCACATGAATCACATTATTATCCAATGGTTCTGGCGCGCCGTTCTCTCCTTTTCCAACGAGATGCGCTCTCGCCTCCTACAGTTCGTGACCGGCACCTCACGCGTGCCCATGAACGGTTTCAAAGAGCTGTACGGCTCGAATGGCCCACAGATGTTCACCATCGAGAAGTGGGGCACACCCAACAACTTTCCACGGGCACACACTTG CTTTAATCGCCTGGACCTGCCGCCCTATGAGGGCTACCTGCAGCTGAAGGACAAGCTGATCAAGGCCATTGAGGGCAGTCAAGGCTTCGCGGGTGTTGATTAA
- the LOC108151384 gene encoding E3 ubiquitin-protein ligase Nedd-4 isoform X5 — MSARSSGSVAAVAAMSAAASSSSAAASGGDVPRPPPRRRAASVAGQQQTRQEFGNGHTPRRSLAAVNDSGDSCHLRIVVLSGQSLAKKDIFGASDPYVRIDLNTINGDINIDSVLTKTKKKTLNPSWNEEFIFRVKPSEHKLVFQVFDENRLTRDDFLGMVELTLVNLPTEQEGRTIGDQGYTLRPRRSVGSAKSRIKGYLKIYHAFIRETREQSEPSSSNSDGEWEHVEATNASDTSAQPHPFPTGGNDALPAGWEERQDANGRTYYVNHTARTTQWERPTVLNSNSGQSADQLASDFQRRFHISVDETETGRSADAVSRNSLEDESTAVNTPEATTPTTISSPNTTPTIHNENNGNGSGNMLIDPTQDTTRPPEISATSLQNDLRPVRQAPDVPDIAMTTILTRRAIDNMAYNLGRHEQEHNQQQQQQQRQQRRRQQMQLHIQQHQQRQQQQNRQLNEDNDHTDSHNSSEISAPPTRRNSEEDNAAVPPQDQNAGGEEEALPPRWSMQVAPNGRTFFIDHASRRTTWIDPRNGRASPMPNQTRRVEDDLGPLPEGWEERVHTDGRVFYIDHNTRTTQWEDPRLSNPNIAGQAVPYSRDYKQKYEYFKSHIRKPTNVPNKLEIRIRRTSILEDSYRIISSVTKTDLLKTKLWVEFEGETGLDYGGLAREWFYLLSKEMFNPYYGLFEYSAMDNYTLQINNGSGLCNEEHLSYFKFIGRIAGMAVYHGKLLDAFFIRPFYKMMLQKPIDLKDMESVDTEYYNSLMWIKENDPRILELTFCLDDDVLGQKSQHDLKPGGANIDVTNENKDEYIKLVIEWRFVARVKEQMSSFLDGFGSIIPLNLIKIFDEHELELLMCGIQNIDVKDWRENTLYKGDYHMNHIIIQWFWRAVLSFSNEMRSRLLQFVTGTSRVPMNGFKELYGSNGPQMFTIEKWGTPNNFPRAHTCFNRLDLPPYEGYLQLKDKLIKAIEGSQGFAGVD; from the exons AACGACTCTGGCGACTCGTGTCATCTGCGGATTGTGGTGCTCAGCGGCCAGTCCCTGGCCAAGAAGGACATATTCGGCGCCAG CGATCCATATGTCCGAATCGATTTGAACACAATCAATGGTGATATTAATATTGACTCGGTtttgacaaaaacaaaaaagaag ACACTGAATCCATCCTGGAACGAGGAGTTCATATTCAGA GTGAAACCCTCTGAGCATAAGCTTGTCTTTCAAGTATTCGACGAGAATCGGCTGACTCGCGACGACTTTCTGGGCATGGTCGAGCTCACGCTGGTCAATCTGCCCACAGAGCAGGAGGGTCGCACGATCGGCGACCAAGGCTACACTCTGCGTCCGCGCAGGTCAGTAGG CAGCGCCAAATCCCGCATCAAGGGCTATCTGAAGATCTATCACGCCTTCATCCGTGAGACGCGCGAACAGAGCGAGCCCTCGAGCAGCAACAGCGATGGGGAATGGGAGCATGTGGAGGCCACCAATGCCAGCGACACGTCAGCGCAGCCG CACCCGTTTCCTACTGGCGGCAATGATGCCTTGCCCGCCGGCTGGGAGGAGCGACAGGATGCCAATGGGCGCACATATTATGTGAATCATACGGCAAGGACGACGCAATGGGAGAGACCCACTGT TTTGAATAGCAACAGTGGCCAGTCGGCTGATCAACTGGCCTCGGATTTCCAGCGACGTTTTCACATCAGCGTGGACGAAACGGAGACTGGACGCTCGGCG GATGCCGTCAGTCGCAATAGTTTAGAGGATGAAAGCACAGCAGTAAACACACCAGAAGCAACCACACCAACCACAATCTCATCACCAAACACCACACCAACGATCCACAACGAGaacaatggcaatggcagtgGGAATATGTTGATCGATCCGACACAGGATACAACCAG GCCACCCGAAATCTCAGCCACCAGCTTGCAAAACGATTTGCGTCCGGTGCGCCAGGCGCCCGATGTACCAGACATTGCCATGACCACGATCCTGACACGGCGGGCCATCGACAACATGGCCTACAATCTGGGACGGCACGAGCAGGAGCAtaaccaacagcagcagcagcagcagcggcaacagcgGCGGCGCCAGCAAATGCAGCTGCAtatacagcagcaccagcagcggcaacagcagcagaacagACAATTG AACGAAGACAACGATCACACAGACAGCCACAATTCCTCAGAGATCTCAGCTCCGCCCACCCGACGCAATTCCGAGGAAGACAATGCGGCTGTGCCACCACAGGATCAA AATGCTGGCGGCGAGGAGGAGGCACTGCCACCGCGCTGGTCCATGCAAGTGGCGCCCAACGGCCGCACTTTCTTCATTGACCATGCCTCGCGCCGCACCACCTGGATAGATCCACGCAATGGACGGGCCAGTCCCATGCCAAACCAGACACGACGCGTCGAGGACGACCTGGGACCCTTGCCGGAGGGCTGGGAGGAGCGTGTGCATACGGATGGGCGTGTATTCTACATAGATCACA ATACACGCACCACACAGTGGGAGGATCCACGTTTGTCCAATCCAAACATTGCCGGACAGGCGGTGCCCTATTCGAGGGATTACAAACAGAAATACGAGTATTTCAAGAGTCACATTAGAAAGCCT ACAAACGTACCAAATAAACTGGAAATACGCATTCGCCGTACATCCATATTGGAGGACTCGTACCGAATCATCAGTTCGGTGACAAAAACAGATCTACTGAAGACTAAGTTGTGGGTGGAATTTGAGGGAGAGACTGGTTTAG ATTACGGTGGCCTTGCTAGGGAGTGGTTCTATTTACTATCCAAAGAAATGTTTAATCCATACTACGGACTATTTGAGTACTCGGCGATGGATAACTACACATTGCAAATCAACAACGGCAGCGGTTTGTGCAACGAGGAGCATTTAAGTTACTTCAA ATTCATTGGACGGATTGCTGGCATGGCTGTATATCATGGCAAGCTGCTGGATGCCTTCTTTATTCGTCCTTTCTACAAGATGATGCTGCAAAAGCCCATCGACCTGAAGGACATGGAGTCTGTGGACACGGAGTACTACAACTCTTTGATGTGGATCAAGGAGAACGATCCGCGCATTCTGGAGCTGACATTCTGCCTGGACGATGATGTGCTCGGCCAGAAGAGCCAGCACGATCTGAAGCCTGGTGGCGCCAACATAGACGTGACCAATGAGAACAAAGACGAGTACATCAA GCTCGTCATTGAATGGCGCTTTGTCGCGCGCGTCAAGGAACAAATGTCGTCCTTTCTCGACGGCTTTGGCTCGATTATTCCCCTGAATCTGATAAAGATCTTCGATGAgcacgagctggagctgctAATGTGCGGCATCCAGAACATCGATGTCAAGGACTGGCGCGAGAATACGCTGTACAAGGGCGACTATCACATGAATCACATTATTATCCAATGGTTCTGGCGCGCCGTTCTCTCCTTTTCCAACGAGATGCGCTCTCGCCTCCTACAGTTCGTGACCGGCACCTCACGCGTGCCCATGAACGGTTTCAAAGAGCTGTACGGCTCGAATGGCCCACAGATGTTCACCATCGAGAAGTGGGGCACACCCAACAACTTTCCACGGGCACACACTTG CTTTAATCGCCTGGACCTGCCGCCCTATGAGGGCTACCTGCAGCTGAAGGACAAGCTGATCAAGGCCATTGAGGGCAGTCAAGGCTTCGCGGGTGTTGATTAA